In one window of Candidatus Fonsibacter ubiquis DNA:
- the bamA gene encoding outer membrane protein assembly factor BamA, which translates to MIRFFVLFFFILTTISFAEIKKVNIVGNSRVNSNTIETLVDKKITNVDSIFINNLTKKIYDTEFFSDVKISYNQDTLTITVVENPIVNFFYINGVKDSDLDQINKIITLKENSIFSTSKLKKNIEDTREFLNASGYYQATIVPEVIKIDNNQVNLIINIDKKDISKIKNIYFIGNKYFSNSQLLDVITSKEDSWWKLFTSSALSEQRVEYDKQLLKDFYKNKGFFEAQIESAFASVDKSNNFSLTFSINSGKKHKFGDFEIKTSAATFKDQDVNEIKAFSSKLLKNEIYSNDIVNKLNKQVTSYLESKKYSNFEINIQELKKSDDLISIALQLSEGQKVLIDKINIQGNTITEEKVIRDSLVLAEGDYLNSTKVKKSVDNIKSRQLFSKVDYKVVDSEKKNFKDFNLFVKEQPTGSISAGVGYGSNGGLFEASINERNFLGQGINLNFTGTLATEEIKGEFSYVDPNFKQSEKELAASLFSIRDDYSNSGYQNTRAGTKFATKYEIYEDLYFRPNVRIQYDKLEITGAASNLLRSRAGNFTTSSVGYNFLIDKRDSKFNPTSGSLFYFDQNIATFISDIPTLQTGVGTTLYKELFSEKFIGSAKAKLANVTAFDNKDAKLSDRIFTSTSDLRGFEPRGVGPVDSRDHVGGNNLATLSLKSTFPNPIPESLRANSFLFLDVGNVWGVDYSSLISDSSKIRSSTGIALDIVSPIGPLSFTYSIPLSKASTDKEQNFTFNIGSSF; encoded by the coding sequence TTGATTAGATTTTTTGTACTATTTTTTTTTATATTAACGACAATTTCTTTTGCTGAAATAAAAAAAGTTAATATTGTTGGAAACTCTAGAGTTAACTCTAATACCATTGAAACATTAGTAGATAAAAAAATAACTAATGTTGATTCAATTTTTATTAATAATTTAACAAAAAAAATTTATGATACAGAATTTTTCTCTGATGTAAAAATTTCTTATAACCAAGATACTTTAACAATAACAGTCGTAGAAAATCCAATTGTAAATTTTTTTTACATTAACGGGGTTAAAGACTCCGATCTAGATCAGATTAATAAAATTATAACTCTTAAAGAAAATAGTATTTTTTCAACTTCAAAATTAAAAAAGAATATTGAAGACACTAGAGAGTTTTTAAATGCTTCAGGCTACTATCAAGCGACAATTGTACCTGAAGTTATAAAAATTGATAATAACCAAGTTAATTTAATAATTAATATTGATAAAAAAGATATTTCTAAAATTAAAAATATTTATTTTATTGGTAATAAATATTTTAGTAATAGCCAATTACTTGATGTCATTACTTCAAAAGAGGATTCGTGGTGGAAGCTTTTTACTTCCTCTGCTCTGAGTGAGCAAAGAGTTGAATATGATAAGCAACTTTTAAAAGATTTTTATAAAAATAAAGGATTTTTTGAAGCTCAAATTGAAAGTGCCTTTGCTAGTGTAGATAAAAGTAATAACTTTTCCTTAACTTTTTCTATTAACTCAGGAAAAAAACACAAATTTGGAGATTTTGAAATTAAAACATCAGCCGCAACATTTAAGGATCAAGATGTTAATGAGATTAAAGCATTTTCAAGTAAATTATTAAAAAATGAGATCTATTCAAACGACATAGTGAATAAATTAAATAAACAAGTTACAAGTTACCTAGAGTCAAAAAAATACAGTAATTTTGAGATTAACATTCAAGAATTAAAAAAAAGTGATGATTTAATTAGTATTGCTTTGCAACTTAGTGAGGGTCAAAAAGTACTTATAGATAAAATTAACATTCAAGGAAATACTATTACAGAAGAAAAAGTAATTAGAGATAGCTTAGTATTAGCAGAAGGGGATTATTTAAATTCAACCAAAGTTAAAAAATCAGTAGATAATATTAAATCAAGACAACTTTTTAGTAAGGTTGACTATAAAGTCGTTGATTCTGAGAAGAAAAATTTTAAAGATTTTAATTTATTTGTAAAAGAACAGCCTACTGGCAGCATAAGTGCTGGAGTTGGTTATGGAAGTAACGGTGGATTATTCGAAGCATCTATAAATGAAAGAAACTTTCTTGGACAAGGAATAAATCTTAATTTTACTGGAACACTAGCAACCGAGGAAATTAAAGGCGAGTTTTCTTATGTAGATCCAAATTTTAAGCAGTCAGAAAAGGAATTAGCAGCATCTCTTTTTTCAATAAGAGATGATTATAGTAATTCTGGTTATCAAAACACAAGAGCAGGTACTAAATTTGCAACCAAATATGAAATTTATGAAGATTTATACTTTAGACCTAATGTTAGAATTCAGTACGACAAGCTAGAAATTACAGGAGCAGCATCAAATTTGTTAAGAAGTAGAGCTGGAAATTTTACAACTTCTTCAGTTGGTTATAATTTTTTAATTGATAAAAGAGACTCAAAATTTAACCCAACCTCTGGATCTTTGTTTTATTTTGATCAAAATATAGCAACTTTTATTAGTGATATTCCAACTTTGCAAACAGGCGTTGGTACAACTTTATATAAAGAACTTTTTAGTGAAAAGTTTATCGGATCAGCTAAAGCAAAATTAGCTAATGTTACAGCTTTTGATAATAAGGACGCTAAATTATCCGATCGTATATTTACATCTACTAGCGATCTACGAGGTTTCGAGCCTAGAGGAGTAGGACCCGTGGATAGCAGGGATCACGTTGGAGGAAATAATTTAGCTACACTGAGTTTAAAATCTACCTTTCCAAATCCAATTCCTGAAAGTTTAAGAGCAAACTCGTTTCTTTTCTTGGATGTCGGAAATGTTTGGGGAGTTGATTATTCTAGCTTAATTTCTGATAGTTCAAAAATTCGATCGTCAACTGGGATAGCCCTTGATATAGTTAGTCCTATTGGTCCATTAAGTTTTACTTATAGTATTCCTTTATCAAAAGCATCGACGGATAAAGAGCAAAATTTTACATTTAATATCGGTTCAAGTTTTTAA
- a CDS encoding phosphatidate cytidylyltransferase, which translates to MSNFTKRFIISLLAFPLIYILLYQKYLFNILIIVTFLFCIYEWVNLFSKKGLLFIFGLIILSIFLISILRIYNFSEFNLKFLWLILITWLTDIGGYIFGKLFGGPKLIKISPNKTWSGLIGSIILSQFAFLIFFLDPNYKFSISILLAQFILSIAGQVGDIMMSYVKRINNKKDTSNFIPGHGGFLDRVDGLIWIIIFGNFLFQ; encoded by the coding sequence ATGAGTAATTTTACTAAAAGATTTATTATTTCTTTATTAGCTTTTCCACTAATTTACATTCTTCTTTATCAAAAATATTTATTTAACATATTAATTATTGTTACATTTTTGTTTTGTATTTATGAGTGGGTAAATCTCTTTAGTAAAAAAGGTCTTCTTTTTATTTTTGGTCTAATTATTTTATCAATTTTTCTTATCTCCATATTAAGGATTTATAATTTTAGTGAATTTAATCTAAAATTTTTATGGTTAATCCTTATTACTTGGTTGACTGATATTGGTGGATATATTTTTGGAAAATTATTTGGCGGCCCTAAGCTAATTAAAATTAGCCCAAATAAGACCTGGTCCGGATTAATTGGGTCAATTATTTTAAGTCAATTTGCATTTTTAATTTTTTTTTTAGATCCTAATTACAAATTTAGTATTTCAATATTATTAGCACAATTTATTTTATCAATAGCAGGACAAGTGGGAGATATAATGATGTCCTACGTTAAACGTATAAATAATAAAAAGGATACGTCTAATTTTATTCCTGGCCATGGTGGTTTTTTAGATAGGGTTGATGGATTAATTTGGATAATAATATTTGGAAATTTTTTATTTCAATGA
- the uppS gene encoding polyprenyl diphosphate synthase, translated as MISPSHIAIIMDGNGRWGLKKYNNRNKGHYYGLLNINKVIEHCIKIKIKYLTLYTFSTENWNRPKKEIDYLFFLFKYFYKKNFNKLNKNNIKIKFIGDLKNIPKDLKIIIKKIEDKTKNNDAITVIFAFNYGAKSELVNAFKNIIKNKTKVNEINEELINNYLYTNNIPDPDILIRTGGEKRLSNFLLWQLSYAELFFINKNWPDFNFFDLKKVIKAFGVTKRKFGGLNE; from the coding sequence ATGATCTCGCCATCCCATATCGCCATCATAATGGATGGTAATGGTCGTTGGGGTTTAAAAAAATATAACAATAGAAACAAAGGTCATTACTACGGACTACTAAACATAAATAAAGTTATTGAGCATTGTATTAAAATAAAAATTAAGTATTTAACTCTTTATACGTTCTCGACGGAAAATTGGAATAGACCTAAAAAAGAAATCGATTACCTTTTTTTTTTATTTAAATATTTTTATAAAAAAAATTTTAATAAATTAAATAAAAATAATATTAAAATTAAATTTATTGGCGATTTAAAAAATATTCCAAAAGATTTAAAAATTATTATAAAAAAAATCGAAGATAAGACTAAAAATAATGACGCTATAACTGTAATTTTTGCATTTAATTATGGGGCGAAATCAGAATTAGTAAATGCTTTTAAAAATATAATAAAGAATAAAACTAAAGTTAATGAAATTAATGAAGAATTAATCAATAATTATTTATATACAAATAATATCCCTGATCCTGATATTCTTATACGAACTGGCGGAGAAAAAAGGCTGAGCAATTTTTTATTATGGCAACTTTCGTATGCAGAACTATTTTTTATCAATAAAAATTGGCCAGATTTTAATTTTTTTGATTTAAAAAAAGTAATTAAGGCTTTTGGAGTTACTAAAAGAAAATTTGGCGGATTAAATGAGTAA
- the frr gene encoding ribosome recycling factor produces the protein MIIKKIEERMNLSLSSYGKELSTVRTGRANPKMLDGVRVEVYGQKMPISQLATVSIPEPQMINVQVWDKTNVSAVDQAIRTSDLNLNPLVDGQLLRIAIPKLTEERRKELIKVLKTIAEKAKVAIRNIRRDSLEELKKEQKDKNLSEDDLKKNSNEVQKITDLKIAEIDKKLSEKEVEILKV, from the coding sequence ATGATTATTAAAAAAATTGAAGAAAGAATGAATTTGTCCTTAAGTTCGTATGGAAAAGAGTTATCTACCGTTAGAACTGGTAGGGCCAATCCTAAGATGTTGGACGGCGTAAGAGTTGAGGTGTACGGGCAAAAAATGCCAATTAGTCAGCTAGCTACAGTTTCGATTCCAGAGCCGCAAATGATTAATGTTCAGGTTTGGGATAAGACAAATGTTTCAGCAGTAGATCAAGCAATAAGAACGTCAGATTTAAATTTAAATCCGCTTGTTGATGGCCAATTATTAAGAATTGCAATACCAAAACTAACAGAAGAAAGAAGAAAAGAGCTAATCAAAGTTTTAAAAACCATAGCTGAAAAAGCTAAAGTTGCCATAAGAAATATTAGAAGAGACTCATTAGAGGAGCTAAAAAAAGAACAGAAAGATAAAAATTTAAGTGAGGATGATCTAAAAAAAAATTCCAATGAGGTTCAAAAAATTACTGACCTTAAAATTGCAGAGATTGATAAAAAATTAAGCGAAAAAGAAGTTGAAATATTAAAAGTATGA